The genomic region ACCGCCAGAAATTCGCGAATTTGGCTGACAATTCCCGCTAAAATTTCTTGCAGATCGAAAGAATCGTGAATGCAATTGACGATTTGATAGAGTAATTGCTCTTGAAGGCGGAGGGGTTTAAACATACTGGCTGGCGTTCTCCAGACGAGCTGAGGAAAGCAAAAATGATTTTAACTTTAGGGTGACATAAACCCAGGATTGAATAACAAGAATTTAAAAAAAATTATTCAACTGTAATATCGCGAAAATTAAAACAATTTATGTAAGAATTTATGTAAGAATGAAATGTTATCGCGATCGCCACCGATCGCCACCGATCGCCCCCGCCAACCAACAGGGATCGCCCGCGCTCGCGCCATTCACTCCGAGAAAAGATTAAAAAATGAGTGCGAGGGACTCATCGAGGGAGCGATCCCGCAAAAATCGTCAACGGCGATCGGGTCTAATTTTGATTAGGTTTTAACTTTTTCTCGAAATATTGCTGGTGTTCCTCCGCCGCCAACCAAAACTCACCGATCGGTTCGATTTGGGTGGCGATCGGCTTTTCAAACTTTCCCGATCGTTCCCAAGTTAATTTAGACCGTCGCGCCGCCCGTTCTTGTTGGGAATCGTGATAAAAAATAACCGAACGATATTGTTCGCCGCGATCGGGACCTTGGCGATCGACTTGGGTGGGATCGTGGCAAGTCCAAAAGACTTCCAGCAAATCCTCATAACTGAGGCGATCGCGATCGTACTCGATTTGTACCGCTTCTGCATGTCCCGTAATCCGGGCGCAAACATCGAGATAACAGGGGTTGGGGAAATGCCCCCCAGTATAGCCGACCGAGGTAGACACCACCCCGGGAACTTGTCGAAATCGTCGTTCGACCCCCCAAAAACAGCCTGCGGCAAAGGTCGCTTTTTCTAAAACCATGAGTCACTTATCGGTAAATTGCGAGCAGAAGATTGGCAGAAATCAGCCGTAGAAAACCGCCTCTGCCGAGGGGCGATCGAAGGTTGGTAACGGCGGCGATCGCCCCGGGCTGAAATAGGAGGGCGATCGCTTCTTTACCGGGTTAATTTCTGTTATACAGTAAAATCATCGGCTGTAAAGACATGGCAATGCCGTGTCTTTACGGGGAATTGGCGACTCGATCCAGTCGATCTCAGATTTAACAGATTTAGGAGTGCTATATGATTAGCCCCGAGAAAGAAGCTGAAATTCAACAACGCATCGACGATGAAATTATCGTTGACGCATACAACGATGAAGAAGTCATGATGTCGTGGTATTGCTACTTGCAAGATAACATCTCTTTTCCTTTTGAGGCCGAGTGGACGAGTAGCCGCAGCTCGTCTGCCAACAAGAGAACACAACGGAAAGTCCAAGTTGTGGATATATCTTCAGAGGAACAATGCGAAAGAGGAACAATGCGAACGGGAGATCTTCGTCGAAATTGAAATCAAAGGAGGAAAGATCGAGGATCGAATTAGCGTTCCGTTAATCAATATCAAACCGATCGATGCAGACGAACGTTCCCGACAAGCGATCGGCGATTGGCATTATTGGTGGGAGCAGTAAAAAGGCGATCGCCTCGGGTCAACTGGCGACCGAGGGGGGCGATCGCCGCCGAAAATGGTAGAAAAGAGAGGAACGGTTAGCTCCGAAATGGTGACCGTTCCCGAGAACGGCTCCCATTGCTGTTGAAATCAACCGATCATGACCGATTGCCCCCCACAACCGAAAACTTACGACCTCGTTTTAGGCGGTCAAAACCTGCCGCTTTCCGGTGCCGTCCTCGGCGGACTCGACGGGGTGAAGCAACGCTTGGCGACGGCGCAAGTACAGCAGAAAATTAACGCCCTCCATCAAGCCTTGCACTACGGTCAACCGGGGTTAGAGTTAATCGTCGAAACCCTCAAAGATGCGGATCCGCAAATTCAGAAATCCGCCTATTTGCTGCTGCGGGAGCGATCGGAACCGGAAGTTAAGCGAGCCCTTGCAACGGTCAATCCTTACGAATATCTGACTCGGATCGATACCCTCAACGGTCATAAAGGGTTGGTGTTGTGTGTCGCCTTCAGTCCCGACGGACAGACCTTAGCCACCAGTGGGAGTGGGGACAAGGCGATCGCCATGTGGGATATCAGTAGCGGTAAAAAACTAAAAACCTTACAGGGTCACGGGGATTGGGTCAACGCGATCGCCTTCAACCCCCAAGGCCCGACCTGCGCCAGTTGCAGCAGCGACGGCACGATCAAGATTTGGGATACGAGCAGTGGCAATCCCCTGGGTACCTTACAAGGTCATACCGGGGCCGTTTACAGCCTCGCCTACACCCCGGACGGACGCACCTTAGTGACGGGAAGTGCGGACTGCACGATCGACATCTGGGATCTCAGTCAGGGGAGACGTTCCGGTTCGGCGTCCTTGCAGCGCACCTTACTCGGTCATCAAAGTCGCGTCGAAGGGGTGGCGGTCAGTCCCGACGGAAAGATCGTCGCCAGTAGCAGTTGGGACCGGACGATTCAGTTGTGGGATCTCGAAACCGGACAGTCATTTCAAACCTTGCGGGCTCATCAAGGGTTAGTGGTCGGGGTCGCGTTCAGCCCCACTGGAAAGCACTTAGTGAGCTATAGTACCGATACGACGATCGCCGTTTGGAAGTTATTCGGTCGCGGTTTGGGAACCGTAGCGACATTGCAACATACTTTGTGTGGCCACGAGGAACGGGTGAATAGTGTCAGCATCGCGCCGGACGGTCGAACCCTGATCGGTGGCAGTCGCGACGGCACGATCTCCATTTGGGACTTGCATCGGGGGGAATTACTCGGCAGCGTGCGCTCTCATAGCGGTTGGGTCAACAGCGTCGCTTATACCGTGCGAACCACCTATCCGCAATCCCGTCAAAAAATGTTATTGGCGAGTGGGGGATTTGGCGGGGCGATCGAGCTGTGGACGATTTAGGGATTTTAGAGTTTAGATTTTAGAGTTATAGAGTTTATAGTTTATAGTTATTACAATTAAGGTCGATTCAATTGCCATCGATGACGAGATCTTGTAGGGGCAAACAATTTTTTGCCCCGACTTGTTTCATATTTTCTTTCAAATATCTAATACCATTTTTCTAAACCCTCGCTCTCTCATCATTGTGGTTTCAAATAAGAATGCGACACAATATCTGTGTAGAGGTGATTCGCGAATCACCTCTACAGGGTGTGGGTAAACTCACTCTTAAAGGCGCTGTAAATGCCAGAATCTGTCTCAATCTAAATTGAAATGACTATATTTTTAAAAACCAGTATTATAACCCCTTATTCGATCTCCTCTCCCTCAATTGTCTCTGGCTTATGGATGGGTATGAAAACGATCGCCCGAGGAGTTACCGACGGGGGCTTCCCGATGAATAGCCGCCGCAGAAGTGAGGGATAAAGATTCGCGAGGGTTGCCATCGACCGGAAAAGCCACCGTAAACGTCGTTCCTCCCGACGGGCGATCGCCTTTCAATTGACTGGTGACTTTCACGTGACCGCCGTGGAGTTCGACACAACGTTTGACAATTGCCAATCCCATACCCGTCCCGCCAATTTTACCGACATTGCGACAGCGTTGGAACGCATCAAAAACATAGGGTAAATCCTCTTCGGGAATGCCGATCCCGGAATCTTTGACCTGAAAAATGGCGCGATCGCCTTCGGAAAAGACCCGAAACTCGACCGCCGTATTTTCCGGAGAATATTTAATCGCATTCGAGAGTAAATTGCTCAAAATATGATACAAGAGTTTTCGATCGAGACAGACCTCTGGCAAGGTTCCGACACATTGGAAATCGAGGAAGAGATCGTCGCCGTGATTCCCTTGGAACTCTTCGACTAAATCCTGACAAAATGTATTCAAATTCAGGGGAGCGGGCTTGCATTCTAAGCGTCCCGACTCCGTGCGCGCCAGAGTCAAAACATCTTCTAACAATTCGTTCATGTGGATGGCGGCTTTTTGAATGCGTTGCAAACAGTTATCGAGCTTTTCGGGGGTACCGTGGTTGACCGATTCGAGATAAAATTCCAACAAATCCGCCGAAGAAACAATCGTCGTCAACGGCGTTTTGAACTCGTGAGAAACCATTGAAATGAAGTGAGTTTTCAACTCGTTGAGTTCTTTTTCCTTCCCTAGGGCTTTGAGTGTTTCTTCTTCGGCGCGCTTGCGTTCGGTAATATCGCGACCGACCGCTTGAAATTCGAGGAGGCGATCGCGATCGTCGAAAATCGCCCGTTCGCTCCACTGTTGCCAACGAGTTTCGCCATTAGACATCACCAAAGACGACTCGCGCTCGATCGCGGCACTCTCACTGAGATCTCGTTCGAGATCCGGAGAGAGAGGCAGGTGAGAACCGCCGTTGAGTTCGCAGCGATCCAGTTCAAAATAGCGGCGATAGGCTTCGTTCGCAAACGTCAGGTTGCCATTGGCATCGAAACGACAAATCAACTCCGTTTGATCCTCGACGATCGCGCGATAGCGAGCCTCACTGGCTTGGAGAGCGCTTAACGCCGCCGAACGGTCCAGATGGAGGGCGATCGCCGCCGCCGCACCCCGTAACATGTCGATAGGAGACGTCGGCTCGAAACGGCTGTTTTCCGTCACCGGACAACAAACATCGCCGGAACTACCGTCAGCTCCTTCGGATTGGTAAGCCGCAACAGTTTCGGGACAGTTTTCAAAGACGATCGCCCCGAAACAATTCCCCTCGATCGATAAAGGGACGATCGCGATCGAATCGACTTCGGCGTGTTGCAAGTTTTGCCGTTGTTCCGCCGGAAAATCTGCAGTGTATCCGGCGACGATCGCCCCGTCCCGGAGCCGTTCGAGCCACGCCTCGTGAAACTGAAACCCTGCCGCTCGTTCCCAAGATTCCTCGCAGGGAGGACTTCCCGCCAACCAACAACAGCCCAAAGAAATCTGAAACGAGCCATTAGCGGGCTGAAACTTCCATAAAAACGCCCGTTCGGCGCCAATCGCCTCGCCGATGGGTTGGAGTAAATCGAGGGCGTGACAATCTTGAGGACAAAGTAAATTTGCATCCCGAGGCAGATGGTGGGACTGAGGTCTAGAGAGATCGAACCCATCGGCGACCACCGATCCGGTTGACCTCCTAGAGCGATCTTCTGCTTGTGTTCCGTCACCGGAGAGCGATCGCCCCGGGACGCAAACCGATTCGTTCGCCAACAAGCGACGCTGAACGCGAACCAGCGCCGACAGATTGCGATTGGCTTCACTCAAGCGTGCGGTGACTTGCTGCAAGCGCAATCCCGCACGAACCCGCGCCGATAACTCTTCCGCGTCGATCGGTTTGGAGAGAAACTCATCGGCCCCGGCGTCCAAACCTTCCACGCGATGGTTAATTTCGCCGCGAGAAGAGGTCAGTAAAATAAAGAACGTATTGCCTAAACGAGGATCGGCCTTGAGCTGACGACAAACTTCTACGCCGTCGTAAAATGGCATCACCCAATCGCAGATAATCAAGTCCGGACGATGTTCGCGGGCTTGTTCTAACCCTTCCCGTCCGTCCTTCGCCGCAAAGACTTGATAGCCTTCTAATTGCAAATTGCGTTTGAGCAGTAAGCGAGTCGCGCCGTCGTCATCGATGACCAGTATTTTAGCCATGTTTGTTCGAGTCTCCCCTGTAAATGACTGTCCTGAGTTTGTAAGTCGCCACCCTTTAAACCTAAAATTTTTGATAATGATTGGGTAAAGGCGCCAAAGTGCGAGCGTTGCCAGGGATAGGAGAATATCTCTATCCTGTCCGAGCGAGTTTTCGAGAATATACCAACTTGGTTCCAGCTAAACATATCCATCGAACGACAGTAATCCGCAATATGACCGATCGCCGCCAAAAAACTTCCGCAATTATGCTGAAATTTCCTCAGTAAAATTGCGGAATTATTCCGGGTTAGTGTCAAACTTCCCGGTCTGTAAACTCCGTAAAAATACTCGAACGCGCTCGAAAATTGTCTCTAGTTCCTCCATGTAGTCGGGAACGGCATCGAGCTGATTTTGTTTCGCCATTTGTTCGATCGCGTGGGCAATCTCCGGCATCGAGTGGATGGCGACCGTGGCGCTGCTCCCTTTGAGCTGGTGGGCGTGACGGGCGAGGGCGATCGCGTCCGAGGCGGCTAAGGCTGCGTCGATCTTGGCAAGATAACCCGAGGCATCGTCTACAAACGCCTGCAACAGTTCGATTTGAAACGCGCGATCGCCGCGACTGAGGGCGTGCAGGCGATCGCGGTCCACCGGGCATTCCTCGGGGTCGGAGGGAGGCGGGGATGCGATCTGCGGTGGTGTCGGTTCCACCGGAGGGGTTTCTACGGCGATCGCCTCGGCGTCGCGAGAGATCGACTCGAATTGTGCGACCCAGAGGCGAACCCGTTCCAGGGCCGCTTCGATCGCCGTCGCGATCGCCCCGGTGTGGGTAATATTTCCCTGGCGTGCATCTTCTTCGAGGGTCGCCACCAAATCGGGAATCGTGCGAATGCCGACACTGAGACTGGCGCCTTTAATTTGATGGGCGGCGCGGGCGACTTGGGGGGCGTCTCCCTGAGTTAACCCCTGTTTGAGAGCTGCGAGATAATCGTTGCAGTCGTTGAGAAAGACCGTTACTAACTCCCGTTGGAAGTCGCGATCGCCCCGGGAGACCTTCTGTAAATGAGCCAAATCCACCGGGATGCCGTTATTGGGGGCATGAGCGGCGGGCGACACCGCCACGGGAGCGAGATTCTCCTGGGGAGACGGTTCGCGAACGCCGTGCGAGGGTTGCCACGGCGTCCAGCGTCTCAAGATCCCCTCTAAATCTTCCACAGTGACGG from Oxynema aestuarii AP17 harbors:
- a CDS encoding WD40 repeat domain-containing protein, which gives rise to MTDCPPQPKTYDLVLGGQNLPLSGAVLGGLDGVKQRLATAQVQQKINALHQALHYGQPGLELIVETLKDADPQIQKSAYLLLRERSEPEVKRALATVNPYEYLTRIDTLNGHKGLVLCVAFSPDGQTLATSGSGDKAIAMWDISSGKKLKTLQGHGDWVNAIAFNPQGPTCASCSSDGTIKIWDTSSGNPLGTLQGHTGAVYSLAYTPDGRTLVTGSADCTIDIWDLSQGRRSGSASLQRTLLGHQSRVEGVAVSPDGKIVASSSWDRTIQLWDLETGQSFQTLRAHQGLVVGVAFSPTGKHLVSYSTDTTIAVWKLFGRGLGTVATLQHTLCGHEERVNSVSIAPDGRTLIGGSRDGTISIWDLHRGELLGSVRSHSGWVNSVAYTVRTTYPQSRQKMLLASGGFGGAIELWTI
- the msrA gene encoding peptide-methionine (S)-S-oxide reductase MsrA; this translates as MVLEKATFAAGCFWGVERRFRQVPGVVSTSVGYTGGHFPNPCYLDVCARITGHAEAVQIEYDRDRLSYEDLLEVFWTCHDPTQVDRQGPDRGEQYRSVIFYHDSQQERAARRSKLTWERSGKFEKPIATQIEPIGEFWLAAEEHQQYFEKKLKPNQN
- a CDS encoding hybrid sensor histidine kinase/response regulator; the encoded protein is MAKILVIDDDGATRLLLKRNLQLEGYQVFAAKDGREGLEQAREHRPDLIICDWVMPFYDGVEVCRQLKADPRLGNTFFILLTSSRGEINHRVEGLDAGADEFLSKPIDAEELSARVRAGLRLQQVTARLSEANRNLSALVRVQRRLLANESVCVPGRSLSGDGTQAEDRSRRSTGSVVADGFDLSRPQSHHLPRDANLLCPQDCHALDLLQPIGEAIGAERAFLWKFQPANGSFQISLGCCWLAGSPPCEESWERAAGFQFHEAWLERLRDGAIVAGYTADFPAEQRQNLQHAEVDSIAIVPLSIEGNCFGAIVFENCPETVAAYQSEGADGSSGDVCCPVTENSRFEPTSPIDMLRGAAAAIALHLDRSAALSALQASEARYRAIVEDQTELICRFDANGNLTFANEAYRRYFELDRCELNGGSHLPLSPDLERDLSESAAIERESSLVMSNGETRWQQWSERAIFDDRDRLLEFQAVGRDITERKRAEEETLKALGKEKELNELKTHFISMVSHEFKTPLTTIVSSADLLEFYLESVNHGTPEKLDNCLQRIQKAAIHMNELLEDVLTLARTESGRLECKPAPLNLNTFCQDLVEEFQGNHGDDLFLDFQCVGTLPEVCLDRKLLYHILSNLLSNAIKYSPENTAVEFRVFSEGDRAIFQVKDSGIGIPEEDLPYVFDAFQRCRNVGKIGGTGMGLAIVKRCVELHGGHVKVTSQLKGDRPSGGTTFTVAFPVDGNPRESLSLTSAAAIHREAPVGNSSGDRFHTHP
- a CDS encoding calcium-binding protein; protein product: MISPEKEAEIQQRIDDEIIVDAYNDEEVMMSWYCYLQDNISFPFEAEWTSSRSSSANKRTQRKVQVVDISSEEQCERGTMRTGDLRRN